ACGCCGCTCGGGGTTGCCATCCAGGCCGAGGCCACCGCCACCTTCGGTTTCGCCAAAATCGGCCAGGTGATCCATCCAGGGATCGGTTACGTCGGCGCCCTGGCGGTGGTGGACATCGGTATCGCGCCCGAAGCGCTCGCCGAGGTGCAACCCCGCACGCAACTGCTGGAGCCGGCTGACGTGGCGGGTCTCGTTCCGGTGCGCACGCCGGAGGCGCACAAGGGGACGTGCGGCCACGTGCTGGTCGTCGCCGGTTCAAAGGGGCACAGCGGCGCGGCTTTGATGACGGCGCACGCGGCGGCCAGAGCCGGAGCCGGCTTGACGACACTTGCCGGTCCGGCCTCGTTGAACGCCATTTTATCGTCGGGACGGCCCGAAGTGATGACGGCGCCGCTGCGCGATGTCGAGGGCTTCGTCCAGTTCGACGAGTCACAAGTGCGATCGATGCTGGAAGGGAAGGACGCGGTGGTCGTCGGTCCGGGCCTCGGCACACATGAAGACGCGCAGAAGCTCGTGCGGTTCCTGCTCGGCGAGATTGCCTTGCCGATGGTCGTTGATGCCGATGCGCTGACATGCGTCGCGCGCCACCGTGCGGTGCTCAGGACGGTGCGAGCGCCGGCATTGTTGACCCCACACCCGGGGGAGATGGCGCGCCTGCTGGGAAGCGACACGGCCTCGGTGCAGGCGGATCGTCTCGGCACTGCCGTCGCCTTTGCACGGGCGCACCGCTGTACCCTGGTGCTGAAAGGGGCACGCAGCCTCATCGCCGCCGCGGATGGCTCGGTCTGGATCAACCCCACCGGGAATCCTGGAATGGCGTCAGGCGGTATGGGTGATGCGCTCTCGGGAATCCTCGGCGGGCTACTGGCGCAAGGGTTGACTCCTCCGGAGGCCGCCTGCCTCGGGGTGTACCTCCACGGCGAAGTAGCCGACCACGTGGCGGCTGCGCAAGGCCAGATCGGATTGTTGGCCTCGGATATCATCGAAGGTGTGCCCGCCGGATTGAAGCGCTTGCGGCAAGAAATTGAGGATCGCTCCAGAGCTACCCTCTCCATCCGGCAACGGGGTAAGCGGACGAGATGACCTCCTCAGGGATCACTGGTTCCGCCGATGCGCTCCCTTCCAGTGCACGCACCATTCACAGTCACGGCGAGGACGAGACCCGTGCGTGCGGGGTGCGCCTGGGGCGAGGCGTACGAGGCGGGGATCTGATCGGCCTGCGCGGGGAGTTGGGGGCCGGCAAGACCTGCTTCGTCCGTGGCCTGGCCGAAGGGCTCGGCATTGCGCCACGCAAGGTCCGGAGCCCGAGTTTTACCCTGGTGAACGAGTATAGCGGCGGACGCTTGCCGCTGTATCACATCGACCTCTACCGCTTGGCGCCGTCCGCGGTGGACAGGATGGCCATGCGCGACTACGTTTACGGGGACGGCGTGTGCGTGGTGGAGTGGTTCGAACGGTTCGGAGAAGAAGCCCCTCACCTGGAGATTCAGTTTACGTTCGTGGGAGAGAACGAGCGCGTTCTCGTGGCGGCCGCTCATGGCGTGCAGTATGCTGCGCTGCTAAACGCGTTAGGCGAAGGATGACTCAGTGACGTTGATCGTGCAGAAATACGGCGGGACATCGGTCGGGGACCCCGCGCGCATCAAGGCGGTGGCGCAGCGGGTCGCGGCCACTCGCGCTGCCGGCAACCACGTCATCGTTGTGGTCTCGGCGATGGCGGGCGAAACCAACCGCCTCCTCGATCTGGCCGGGAAGGTGTCGGAGCGCCCCGACGCACGGGAAACGGATGTGCTGCTCGCCACCGGTGAGCAGGTCTCGGTGGCGCTGCTGGCGATGGCGCTGCAGGACCTGGGTGTGCGCGCGCAGTCTTTCCTCGGGCATCAGATCCGCATCTCCACCGACAGCGTGTTCGGGCGGGCGCGGATCAAGAGCATCGATGCGGAACACATGCTGGAGGTGGTGAAGGACGGCGCGGTGGCGGTGGTGGCGGGCTTCCAGGGAGTGGACAACGATTCGAACATCACCACCCTCGGCCGCGGTGGCGGCGATACCAGCGCGGTGGCGGTGGCCGCTGCTGTCAAGGCGGACGTGTGTGAGATCTACACCGACGTGAACGGCGTGTACACCACCGATCCCCGCATCTGCCCCAAGGCGCGCAAGCTGGCGCGCATCTCCTTCGACGAGATGCTCGAGCTGGCGAGCTTGGGGGCCAAGGTGCTGCAGATCCGTTCCGTGGAGTTCGCCAAACGTTACGGCGTACCGGTGCACGTGCGTTCCAGTTTTTCGGATGAACCGGGAACCTGGGTCGTCGAGGAGGATTCAAGTATGGAAGATGTGCTGGTCACGGGTGTGGCCCATGACCTCAACGAAGCGAAGATCACGTTGCTTCGCGTTCCGGATCGCCCCGGCCTGGCGGCGAAGATCCTGACGCCCATTGCCAATGCGCACATCGTTGTCGACATGATCATCCAGAATGCCAGTGAGGAGGGCTACACCGACCTTACCTTCACCGTGCCGCGCGCCGATCACCAGAAGGCCTTGGCCATGGTGAAAGAGGTCGCCGCTGAAATCGGCGCGCGCGGGGTGACGTCGGATACCTCCGTCGCCAAGGTGTCGGTGGTGGGGTTGGGGATGCGCAGCCACGCCGGCGTCGCCGCGCGCATGTTTCAGGTGCTGGCGCAGGAAGGCATCAACATCCAGATGATTTCGACCTCGGAGATCAAGGTGTCGGCGGTGATCGATGCCAAGTACGCCGAGTTGGCGGTGCGCGCCTTGCACCAGGCCTTGATCGAAGAGGGCGTTGATGAGGCCTCGGCGTGACCGGCGCGCGACACATCGAAATCTACGATACGACGCTGCGCGACGGCTGCCAGGCCGAAGACATCGCCTTTACGGTCGAGGACAAGCTGCGCATCGCCGAGCGTCTGGACGAGTTCGGCATCCGCTACATCGAAGGCGGCTGGCCCGGTTCGAACCCGCGTGACGAGGCGTTTTTCAAAGCCGCCAAGCAGCTGCGCCTGAAGCAGGGCCAAATCGCCGCCTTCGGTGCGACGGCACGCGCCGGCATCAAGCCCGGCGACGATCAGAATATCAAGATGCTGCTGCGCGCCGAGACGCCGGTGGTCACCATCTTCGGCAAAACGTGGGAGTTGCACGTGCGCGA
Above is a window of Candidatus Binatia bacterium DNA encoding:
- a CDS encoding NAD(P)H-hydrate dehydratase, which codes for MIVVTAAESRRLDELTIQRYGTPGHVLMERAGAGATAALLEQFPHVHRRRVLVCAGKGNNGGDGFVIARLLRRKGVRAEVVLFGRQTDVKGDAARALAALRRARGVITEATSAHDIAQLPAMMQDAVLLVDAVFGTGLNAPVEGRYADVLHMMNASGVPIFAVDIPSGLDADRGTPLGVAIQAEATATFGFAKIGQVIHPGIGYVGALAVVDIGIAPEALAEVQPRTQLLEPADVAGLVPVRTPEAHKGTCGHVLVVAGSKGHSGAALMTAHAAARAGAGLTTLAGPASLNAILSSGRPEVMTAPLRDVEGFVQFDESQVRSMLEGKDAVVVGPGLGTHEDAQKLVRFLLGEIALPMVVDADALTCVARHRAVLRTVRAPALLTPHPGEMARLLGSDTASVQADRLGTAVAFARAHRCTLVLKGARSLIAAADGSVWINPTGNPGMASGGMGDALSGILGGLLAQGLTPPEAACLGVYLHGEVADHVAAAQGQIGLLASDIIEGVPAGLKRLRQEIEDRSRATLSIRQRGKRTR
- the tsaE gene encoding tRNA (adenosine(37)-N6)-threonylcarbamoyltransferase complex ATPase subunit type 1 TsaE, producing the protein MTSSGITGSADALPSSARTIHSHGEDETRACGVRLGRGVRGGDLIGLRGELGAGKTCFVRGLAEGLGIAPRKVRSPSFTLVNEYSGGRLPLYHIDLYRLAPSAVDRMAMRDYVYGDGVCVVEWFERFGEEAPHLEIQFTFVGENERVLVAAAHGVQYAALLNALGEG
- a CDS encoding aspartate kinase, with protein sequence MTLIVQKYGGTSVGDPARIKAVAQRVAATRAAGNHVIVVVSAMAGETNRLLDLAGKVSERPDARETDVLLATGEQVSVALLAMALQDLGVRAQSFLGHQIRISTDSVFGRARIKSIDAEHMLEVVKDGAVAVVAGFQGVDNDSNITTLGRGGGDTSAVAVAAAVKADVCEIYTDVNGVYTTDPRICPKARKLARISFDEMLELASLGAKVLQIRSVEFAKRYGVPVHVRSSFSDEPGTWVVEEDSSMEDVLVTGVAHDLNEAKITLLRVPDRPGLAAKILTPIANAHIVVDMIIQNASEEGYTDLTFTVPRADHQKALAMVKEVAAEIGARGVTSDTSVAKVSVVGLGMRSHAGVAARMFQVLAQEGINIQMISTSEIKVSAVIDAKYAELAVRALHQALIEEGVDEASA